The Belonocnema kinseyi isolate 2016_QV_RU_SX_M_011 chromosome 2, B_treatae_v1, whole genome shotgun sequence nucleotide sequence attaaacaatcattaatttataaaaaattcgagtaactttagaagatatttataaatgcTGAACAGATTCAAACCTAACTTAAaacatcaaaagatttcaaaagatttccaaaattgtcaaaacaaaatgtggaagattttaagacaattttttaatttttcagtattttgaaaacattttagggaaaattttaatcatttaaaagtatattaataagttctcatcaaattaaaaaaattattttaaatgtttaaagatatcaggaaattttaaataaaatgtagatttttgaagaaagcttaaagtgattttttattctcaaaaaataagtttaagagaatgttcaaagagatttcaaacaaaaagatttcgTTCAttgataaacattaaataattatgaatttgtaacgaataaagataagaataatttaactttttttgtaaaaagtgtttcgtaaaaaaagttttattcgttcaatttttcatttctctaacttaaaattgctctaaattatataattttgaaaatctacgaatttattaatttaatcttAAACATAGAGTACTTTTCCTCCACTACTCACACTACATCCCCCTACTTGCCCTCCCCAAACTTCAACCTCCGCTTCCCCTCTCTTCCTAAACTTCTTTTTTACCTACTTATCCTTCTCCTAACTTCCCTCTaattcccccccccccagttCCACTAACCCCTTCATTTCCCCAAGTTCCGCTCCCCTCAATTCCCTGAGTTTCCTTAGTAGTGAATTAGGTGTTGCCCCCATTTACACTTTTGGGAAAAAAGTACAACGACAGACGAACGCCCGACCCGAGCCGAAACTACAAGGGTTTCGCCCAGGGCTATGAAGCCTTAAGAAACAATATTTCTTTACTCTGAAGCTCTGGAACCTTAAACAggcatatttaaaacaaaatattgcaGTTTGTTAAACTTAATTCTATTTTAGTCGACTTTTTCTATTCGTTtgtgaaaattagttaaaatacacaaattaaacaTCTAATAAGCACAAATTCTTATAGATTTAAGGAAGGAGAACAATATTGTACTCTAGACTGCAGAAATAATCGACATCAAAATATACATACGTCGCGGACTACCCAGGGCGCCCGTATGTCCaccgttaaaaaaatcaactttgagTGGATTATTAAAGTAGTCCAGCTACTGGGATagctagtcaaagctatgtccattgtttgtttttttttttgaaatttggaattaaataccaAATTTGGCCAAGatatcaattactaaattaggtaacaaattttgatgctgatcaatataaataaaatgtttcttaagtaataataaaatgtaaatttaaatgttgatttgactcgattctagctacatttttgattctaggctacattttgctaaaattaagctaAAACACCCTGGAAGCAAGTTtaaatgagcagtaattcaaatttcgCATTATATTTCCTGTccgaaaaaaagttttcctaataatattcaatgtgttttaaacccaaaaataaacatttttggaacccgcgaaaggcctctccataagatcccatgttttttgacacgactttaaacagtgataattcaaatttttacttggAAAGGGCCCCTAAAAAGACATTAGGTGAAAGAGgacacattttttcacaaaaaaaaactaattttaataatttttatctgatCGATCCAATAAACGGACTACCTTAATTTCTTATTTAGTTATTTGATTCGTGCGCGTAAGATGTGCTGAGTAATAATAGAATTTacaatgattaattaataattattatttattacattctgTGTGCTCCAACCTGACGTGCAATATTGAGAGTCGGGCTACAGGTACAGGGTAACCGTTCTGTTCGCGAGCTCAGCTAGGGACAGCAGCTAAATTTTTTTGGTGTTTTGTGTCTTTGCCCCTAACTTTTGATATTCATATATTTATTGAATGTAATAAACGACAAGGATACGATTTCAAttgcatcatttttttttaatttaaaagggggggggggggtggataaAGTTAACAACGTGGATAAAGTTCCGTGTGCACACAAGGCCCTAATATAGCATGGGACGTTTCGGGAACGTTATTGGAACTTCCAcgaacgttccctgagcgtgtaaaatctCCACCGCTTGGGAACGTACCAGAAACGTTATACTGGTACCAGAGGAGAACgctccattattgttattttcaacaacaattattTCGTAAATcataagagataggtaaaaataaatgtcatttttttagttttgagtaccgcatatactacattgtaatatgaTATCTATACCATGAACTGACATTAATCTTAACCTATCACTTGCGATTTTTCGGAtaatcattgataataataacaagaacaataatttattctttgaaggtTCTATTGGAACGTTCTcagacattttacacgctcagggatcTTTCCGAAGCTTTCCGCGGAACGTTCTGTACTATTAGGGGGGTTAAGGGGAATAAAAGGAGTCGGGTTTTTGCCACATATACATAATACTATGTTAATATAAtatgttatttttgttttaagtgacGATTGTTTTTAGCGCCTCTAAAATGCTACGCGTCAGCTAGCTTGGACCACCTGATATGTTATATTGGGATCCGGTAAAGCGGGACTTTAGTGTAATacaataagataataaaaatagataataataacatataatgGTTTTTTTATCTTGGTTTGAAAGTGAGAAGAAAATAACTTCCTTACTGACGAAAATGAGAATATTCCCAAATAGCACGGAACGTTTCACGGGAACCTTTGGAACGTTACAGTGGAACGTTTCAGGGACGTTCTCTGAGCGTGTAAAAGGTCCGTCACTTTGAAACTTTCCACTGCAacgtttaaagaataaattaatgttattattatcaatgaatatccgataaaccgtaagtgataggtTAAAATTTATGTCATATAATGATATGGATATCATATTACGATGCAGTATATGcggtaattaaaattcaaaaagggcattatatataattaatatttgtttttgttattgtattatattatattaatatatattactaTAAGCGACGAAGATACAGTACTTTAAGATTTTGTTCGACTTGAAACTTTTTCGGGTGACTGCAGCCCCGCATACAGTGTTAGCTGAAGCAGTGTATTTTATAGGCGCAAAAGTACGCtcaattttctatcacaaaaaaaacccgaatttttttgaaaaaatgctttgCTCCTTCGAGTAAAAGTGCCTTTATATTATAAGGTCCAAAATTACATTAAGCAATGCATCCTCATAGATGTATTATGTATGTAGCAAAACCCCGAGTCGTTTCATTCCCTTAATTATTAGAAATGGAACACCTAATCGAGGCAAGCTGTAAGTATTTATGTAGTGAGGCTCTACTCAGTAAACATATACTAttccaaaaaaaatcattagtcattatctacaaatttaattaacggGAATAAATAAAGCTTACTAAATTTCTTAGGACGTCATCTGGAACGTTGCTTGATGAATTGCAAAGAGTTCTTGCCGCACTGTGCGAAAAAATGACGGGAGCTTTCGTAATGGCAAGGGCATTTTTCATAGTTCTTATGGAGACATGAGAGAGATCGATTAACATTCCTAATCTGTTCAGTTCTTTGACGACAGCTTTCCCGAAACCAGATAGCCCGTCGCTATGAAAATCCATTGGGGCGTCTTCATTTGGATCTTCTACTGAAGATGAATCAGCCCTGAAAAATTTAAGACATCATTTTCGAAATCAAAAAATGCTCCATTGGGATCTCATTAAGATCCCGAATAAAATCCCGCTAAAATACTGGGTCCGAGACGAATCAGTACTTAATTACCAAAGTGCACATGGAATTTATGTTGTAAAAAGCCTCTACTTAAATGGAACTTTAGTACCAAAGAAGTTCGAAATAGGTCTATTTTCAGCAGGACTTTTCTAGGACAAAGTACTGGAAAGTCccatttaatttttacttaattttttcatgaactgaataattttttgaaaaaaaagtaccagaaaaattcaattttattttattttcgaatgttctcttaaattaaatttttaattaaaaaaagatgtgaAAGTTCTTCTAAGATAATATGTGTTGCATTTAACAATAAAAtccaactttcttttttttttaataagaattttatttttagctattGATTTTCTGAATCGATACATAAAAGGTTTTATTAAACAGTATTAGGTTTTAGGAAAATGTAAGGGGAATTTTATAATCTTGGAGGGcatgttttgaataataaaaaaaattcgacggtgataaaaaatccaattttcaattttcaataaaagtgagtATTTACTCACTAGGACATTTTTCGGACCAAAGTACCAAAAAAGTTccacttaatttttttggttaaaatgcttacaatttaaaataaataaattaagtgaGACTTTTTCGGTACTTTTATCAGCAGTACTTTTTCGGACATAAATCCCATCAgaaattgtaaaactttcaaatgcctatttgaactttaaaattttttttaaagctggtatcaaaatacagatttttattaTACCCAGTAGTTTAGCGGAACTTTATGCGGGATCCCAATGGGAATTTTTTCGCTCGGATTTCCATGATAACCTCATATTATCTACTTCTAAATCCCTTcttgttaaatacatttttttttaatcttctaaactcaattgaataatgattttaaaaaacgtttgcGGTTTGACGGTCGAAAACTTCATAAGATTCAATTCTGAGAGTTTCAAAATGCagtttgtaaatacattttttaaactccgTTTTCGgctgaaaaggataaaaattactgtaaatttttttactgaaacaaaaagttttgaatattctcttgTAACCTGCAGTCATGagtttatggttttttttaaccaactaatttttaatggaattttaaaagtcgaaacttaaaatataatttttcacgatGCTGACCGACCGACGTACTTTTTTCAAAGGATtggaagtgaggagaaatgacGGTAAGGGAAGGGAGAAGAAATAAGAGGTGGGGAATTAAAGGAAGTGAGGAAAATTATGGTGGGAATGTAGGGAAAGTAAGAGAACGTCAGTAAAGGGAAAGTAAGGTAAGTGGTAGGAAATGAGGGTGGAGAAGTGAGTGAAATAAGGGGTACGATATTAGGAAAAGTCAGGTAAAATAAGAATTTGGGGTTTCTAGAAAGCGAGGGCAAGTTTGGAGAAAAGAAGTGGAAGTAAAGGAAAAATATGGTGAGTAGAGGAAGTGGAAAGAACAAAAGGCAGGGAAAGTCGTGGTGAAGAGAGTTGGGGAAATAAGGTAAAATGAGGCCGGGGTGTGGGAAATTAAAGAGAATTGACGGAGGAAGCAGTGGGAGTTACTGGTAATAAGGGAAGGGAAGGTAGAAGAATTTAGAGGAAATGAGGAGAGAAAAAAGAGGGGAATTAGGGTGAGTGATGGGTAATAATgggagggaaagtagggaaatAAGGAGAAGTGAGGAAAAACCAGGAGGAGGGAAGTAGATGAAGTATGGGAAATGGGGCTAGAGGAACTAGGGAAAGGGGGGTATTGGAGGgagaggaagtaggagaagtgagtgagtgaaagtaggggaaataattagaaatgagGGTCAGGTGGGAGAGGAAGGAAAGTAAGGGCAGTGGAGTTCTAGCTAAGGTAAAGAGAAGAGCGGGAAGTTGGGGAGGAAGAAGTTGGGCAATAGTGACGAGGGTTGATGTGAGGAGGGAGAATTAGGGGAATGTAGGTAGTAGGGGAGGGGAAGCATAGGATGAGAGGTTAAAACCCTTTTTTCTAAGCGCGCGGGACCTCCTTgggcacattttttttatgaaattctcgACTGATCCAGCATATAAGCACAAGGTAGTGGACCCGATACTCGAACAGAACCAATAATCTTACACTGTCAAAGTtatgtaattttagaaaattatatacatttttatcgtTTGCACACCaaagattataaaatactttaatattttaagcaactgtttaaaatatatttcaaaaaaaacaaGTGGCGCCATCacttagaaaaaaagaaaagttcgTCGCAACTCGAGAAACCAGCTGTTTTTGCCTCGCAGTTTATGACTAGAGTGAGGAAAGAGAAGTTTTCGTGTGGTGATTTTCCTTGGAGTTCACGTTTTTGTTGAGTCATAAAAGCAGTTTAGATCAAAGTGCACCATCAATATGGTCAAGGAAAAAAAGgtaattcaacattttctttgtttttttttagttttttggggATGTTCGGGTATACCGTCTGGTTTTCAGTTTAGATAACCTCAACTCGACCACTTATGGATTTTTAGTTACTTCGTTAATCAATTTCattagttaacaaaataattcttaagaaaaagCTCACACCTCATATTTATTCAATAAGTACTTCAATTACTTTGTTCAAGAAAGTACTTATCATCCCTAACATCTTTGCACTTCGGATCGCATTGTTCGACTACTCAGTCCCTGCCTATTCGACAACTGCTCCCGACTACTGCTCTTTATGAGTCAATCTTtaaatacatatacatatatattagggtggtccaaatatgcatggcaaaatttttatgTATGCTATAAGTCAACGATCCCCTCCCCCCTACCCCCCTCATCTtttttcaaatccgaaaaaagaaattctctaattttttatttttttattataaccccctaccgcccttaaaactgtctttttttctgaattttgagatatttaggcatattattcctatggtgtagtttatacaaaactaaaattctagctcattaccgtcctgactttcatgtaagtccttgcgttaaaaattgctgttcgtctcaaagtcatatttaaaaaaactcaagtcttccaaacgttacatatatgtcactgtgggcggtagagggttaacaggtgccggttttgacttgaactttcccatgtaaaatgcatggggaaaaatcacttttttaagtttttagaataattttgtaggatttggaaaaatgtgacaggaaaatatgggggcctgtagagaatcatccaacgaagaatttcatctttcAGACTTATGGAGTTGGCATCCCTAACACACCTCCATGagtacctaaaaactacccttaaaacaaaaaatgtcaattcttcatgaaatcgaccttttaaacaatgtattctcgtatttttttattaaaaattattaatattggcctagtggaatatttattatcattgtttcattaatttttaattatttaaacaaattgaatttgtttaaataatttttttgtgtggaaaatttgttttcccctctagatattattactattattctaaaggaatatttattaacattcgttcattaattgtttattatttaaagaaatggaatttgtttaaacagttttttcaaaaattcttttttcctttaaaaattattaccgttggtctagtggaatatttatcaacattgtttgattaactttatttttaaaaaaattttctaataaaaattagtacttaaatataattgataaattaattattaatcagtaactACTTATTACGGATAAATACTACACTAGACCCACAgtcataataattttcttttttaaattcgaaacgaaattattcaaacaaatttcatatgtttaaatagttgaaaacgaatgaactaatgttagtaaatattccagtagaccaatagtgataatcTTTAGGgacaaaatgaattgaaaaaaaaattctttaaaaaaattacaaattaataaaccaatgttattacaTATTCcaatagactaatagtaatacTTTTAAGGGGGGGactagttttcgagaaaaaaatatttaaacaaatttcatttgcttaaataattaataattaaccaatgataataaatatgccactagaccaatagttatatttttaagtaaaaaaatacgagaatacagagctcaaaaggtcaatttcatgaagaattgacagtttttattgtaagggtagttttttggtacTCATGGGGGTGTGTTAGGAATGCCAACCCCATATGTCTGATTCATACagttcttcgttggataattcttaaCAGGcttccatactttcccgtcacattttttcacatcctaacaaattattccaaaaaattaaaaaaagtgatttttccccatgcattttacatggggaaaaaacaatttgttttttctgatttgtaataaaattggggggggggggcgttgccctctaaagaaaaaaagcgttttaGAGCCACCCTAATATATCAAGGCGTCCTAtcggtaggatgccaacgcacgccacacgacttgacggtacttaaccaaaaataaaaacaataaaaagctaaccgagaagttagcactagaaagtcttgctcgcgtaattgagcaagatgaggctagaagttggccacgaaggaataatgagacccaactgccagtgggaagcttgaaactggcaatagaaacattaccgtaagtgacaggcacattacaggaagatcttaaattttcgtgcgtaggtgcgcagttgtcctcttcctgtacatgaaaaaatgtgtgaacagattttgagaaggaaaaatATAGGTAAGTAcctcttaaatttgtaatatgataaagaaataatggaagtaatataacttgattgaaaagtttaaagtttcttcgaaacgtaaacatgaaaaatattataatttcattaaaagttattatgaggtgactcaATTCAGAAATTGGTGAATTACGCATTTATAAGCATGTACACAATTTAATCAGTACgcataattgcaaataatgtgatattataatgaagcgccctaccgatagaaatctcagagtatatgctaaagattctcaaggctctgaggagctctgagaagctctgagaaattcttcgcaggcactcaggtagtgactaaaggttaaatttctaaattatttatattaaaattaaatgacagttatgtaaaacaataaaatatattagacgtttattgtacgtacagtgagggctttaaaGAAGCGAAGTTTATTCGCCTTCTTCGGCatgtaacttgcaccacaacccggcacttgagacctgcatcaaaacaaatgaacagaacctctctaacttacgtcaatttgaaaaactttctcactcgcacacttttccctgtataggaagaggacaactgtgcTCCTGCgctcgaaaatttaagatcttcctgtaatgtgcataccacttacggtaatattTCTATTGACAAGTGGCGAAACGGAGTTAAATCTCCTTATTATTCTTTCgtgaagttggccaaaactaaaaagTCCTCACTcgtttcatcaaatcatgaaagttctatcccgggcgagcaaagcatgaaggttacCACTTCTCATGTTGTCCTTTAATGAtgtgatgaagcgagtgagcttcttttagttttggccaacttctagctacATCTTCTTCAATTTCGCGagctaaaactttctagtgctaACTTCTTgtttagctttttattgtttatattttcggttaagtatcatctagtcgatcgcgtgcgttggcatcctatataaaaatttatattttattatttacatagcttaaagaatgtttatatttacatttaaaaatgggTTTATACGTTTTTCCGAatataaatactttgaaaatgctTTGATATGGCAAGAGTTGACATTACGCCTTTAAGTATGGGGTCCACTACTTTATGAGTCTTTAAATAGGGATTGGTGACTAGTTCGAAACGTCGGCGATATGTAATGTAACATAAATAAACGTTTACGACTGTCAAGCCGCAAAAGTGTTTGATCACATTTTAAAGATCTTTGCTACagatttttcaagtttgaaaaatgtttaaatataaatacaCACACACCAAGGAGTGTTGCATTTGTGCGTTAAGGTCATATATCGTGCACCAAGAAGATGGAAGCTTCTGAGAACAGCCATGGAAGATCCAATGCTGTGACCTCCCTCGATACCAACTAAACTAGCTACGACTCCATCCTTGTGAGCCCTTTTTAATTCCTCACTTGAGGTCACCATCCTCATCCTCCTTGGATATTTTGAGGTAAGCCTGCGCACAACATCTATTTGCTCTAAAGTTAATTGTACAGCATCTAAAAATTGAGCTTCGCATGGGACATAGGCTGACCAAAATTGTGCGCCAACGATGCCTTGATGAAGGCGCTTCAGGTCTGTTTGCCATTGTGGACCCCATGTTGAATTTTGGGAAAGATCATCCTGGAAAGGAATGTTCCTTATGCTACCTCGCTGCTTTCGAAACTTCCAGGCGAAGTCGTTGTGCCTAGAAGGTTTTATTTATTCGTTTTTAGGATTACTATAGTAGTCATCTATAGTGTAGCTACGCCAAATAGAATTATTTCTTAAGCGAAGATACTCTAGTAGTGTGActcaaaacaatgttttttttaaatttaattattcattctcTAGTCTTTTTCATGATAAAAGAACTGtggattaaattttgtttaaagtagtaGAGCATGGTTCTAAACTTTTGAAACATGCTAACGTTTAATGAAGTTTctatcaaagaaaaagataattaattgaatggaaaatatttgaatcggAGAATTTAAGAATGCTCATTCACGCGAATTACGGTATATCGATTTGTGAAATTTATATCGGtctcataaattattatttccatcCATCACCAACCGTGTGGAAGAATGTTCTGGCTCTGGCCTGGTCTAGACCAGACAATCAGGCTTCCAGCCCTGGCGCTGACCATATGTTCAGTCATGGGCCTGGATAAAAGTGTAACATTTTATTTCTAGTTAGCCCCAGGCCAGACCACCTGGTTAGCCGCTAGGTATGGACTGGTCAGTCGCTAATTATGGACTGGTCAGCTGCGAGTTATTTGCATGctgacagtttgtgacacttgatcgaAAAGAACTAGCAGTGTTTCAGAGTGGCCAGAGTCAATACGTAACTGACACTGTAAGTTGTGATGTCATCTGGCAATGacttggaaaaaaatcatttttcactgtaagcatctttagtaaaaaaattaattacaaacacACTGTAACTTTTTCGAAGTATGACAAAAAATGTACATATCGAACTTAGATTTTATTTCTTCTTGGCTAGCTGATCGGTGCCAAACGTGGGATAGATCAGGCTGCCAAGGTGTTAAGAAGAAAAATCGTGGTCCAACAGttagaatttcttattttttatcactttaaacACCATGTAACTTTCAAAATGAGTCCAAACAAAATTTCCTGTCTTAacttaggatttttttaattctcggcTCGCTGATCATCGCCAGGGCTGGGCCAAGCCAGATTATCCAGACCAGACTTACAATTGTTGATTTTAGCTCGCTGAACAGCACCAGTTCTAGGCCAGGCCAGATCTTCGAGAAATAACTTACAATTGTTGATCTTGGCTAGCTAATTAGAGCTAAACCTTGAACAGATCAGACCGTCAAAGTCTAAGAAATGAGTCTTGCTTTGATGgtgtgaatttcttattttctatccgtctaaaaattccgtctaaaattcACAGCCTGTAATGGACTCcggaagtttctataaaatttttctatctgTTACGCCACATCAGGTCGACTCCGGTAGGTCACGACCGTTGTCCCAACAAGTTTAGTTTGCACCAGGTACAACAAATATTTCTTCCTTGAGGaagttgagttttaaatgaaacttaGAGGCAACCAGCCAATTTCTTTCATGACTCGTCATTAGACAATAAGCTCCAAgcgcaccaggtgtaaaaaatacatatttctcgAGGATTTTGAGTTCTAAATGCACTTAGGAGGCAACAAGCCAAATTCTTTCATGATCCGTCACTATACAATAACCTCTAAGTGcaccagatgtaaaaaaatacatctcccaGGGGAATTTGAGTTATAATGAACCTTGGAAATTGGTTATTTGCCTCCAAGggtcatttagaactcaactccACCGatggaaatgtattttttatatctggcgcacttggaggttattttaTAGTAACGGACCATGAACGAATTTGTCTGTTAGCCTCCTGGGTTTATTTAGAACTTAACCTCCTCGGGGAAGACGTATTTTTTACatctggtgcacttggaggttattgtctaatgacgagtcataacaaaaatttggttggatGCCTCCAAGGTTCACTTGGAGTTCAAattcctcgagggagatgtattttttacacctggtgcacttggaggttattgtgtAGTGACGTATCATCAAAAAGGTTGGTTGGTTGTCTCCAAGGTTCacttagaattaaaattcctcgagggagatgtatttttcacACCTCGTGCACTTGGAGGTGATTCTCTAATGAGCAGGAGTCATGACAAAAATTGGTTGTTTGTCTCCAAGGTTCATTAAGAACTCAACTTCACTGATGGAGATGTATATTTTTATACCTGGTGTACTTGAAGGTTATTTCATAGTAACGAACCATGAAAGAATTTGTgtggttgcctccaaggttcatttagaactcaacttccttgGGGAAGACGTATTTTTTACACTTGGTGCACTTGGAAGTTATTGTCTAATGACGAGTCATGATAAAAACTGGCTGTTTACCCACAAGGTTTATTTAGAACTCAGCTTCCTCGGagtgatgtattttttacacctggtgcacttagaggttattgtatagtgacagatcatgaaaaaatttggttggtgTCCTCCAAGGTTCACTTAGAATTCAACTTTCtaagggagatgtattttttacatctGGCGCACTTGAAGATTACTGTATAGTGAcagatcatgaaaaaatttggttggtgTCCTCCAAGGTTCACTTAGAattcaacttcctcgagggagatgtattttttacacctggcgCACTTAAAGGTTATTGTATGCTGACggatcatgaaaaaatttggttgggtGTGTCCAAGGTTCATTTACAACTCAATTTCCTCGAAGGAGATGTATTTTTCACCTGGTGCACTTGCAGGTTATTGTTTGACAacgagtaataaaaaaattggttggttgcctttaaggttcatttagaactcaacttcctccaggaagaaatattttttgcacctggtacaaactaaattttttaggaCGACGGTCGTGACCTACCGGAGTCGACCTTGGGTAGCGTTactggtagaaaatttgtatagGAACTTCCAGAGTCCATTACAGGCTGAGAATTGCGGACGGAAAGCTTCTACGGAATTTCTACGGAATTTCCAACCGAAATGTCCGTAGAATCTCCGTGGAGCACGTTCCGGGGAATCTTTCCTCGTGGGTTTTTTTGTTCTTGGCTCTCTGATCAC carries:
- the LOC117167276 gene encoding dipeptidase 1-like isoform X2, with protein sequence MRKLPNGDALHHVKDTVISTTLEKDNVATRENRRGVRRKCVMTFGAFFLGFALVAGVGLPLALELRSSRLLEARLQVVRRILSEVPLVDGHNDFAWKFRKQRGSIRNIPFQDDLSQNSTWGPQWQTDLKRLHQGIVGAQFWSAYVPCEAQFLDAVQLTLEQIDVVRRLTSKYPRRMRMVTSSEELKRAHKDGVVASLVGIEGGHSIGSSMAVLRSFHLLGARYMTLTHKCNTPWADSSSVEDPNEDAPMDFHSDGLSGFGKAVVKELNRLGMLIDLSHVSIRTMKNALAITKAPVIFSHSAARTLCNSSSNVPDDVLRNLSLNGGLVMVSFDSAHLSCGDTASLFDVIAHINHIRNTAGVNHVGLGAGYDGILSPPTELPDVSGYPLLLAELTRDRRWSASDIKKLVGGNLLRVLSEVESHASALSNQSPAEEWIHQNLIKDTAYCRYDVN